One segment of Amycolatopsis alba DSM 44262 DNA contains the following:
- a CDS encoding type II toxin-antitoxin system VapC family toxin, producing the protein MSFLLDTNIVSEARRRTQNPGFARWWGGVSSSRLYLSALTVGEIERGISKLKHRGDQDRERADTLAEWLAGLTAQFSERILPVTADIAAEWGRQYAPRKVPSVDGLIAATARVHDLTLVTRNLADMAGLGAQVHNPFD; encoded by the coding sequence GTGAGCTTTCTGCTGGACACGAACATCGTGTCCGAGGCTCGGCGCCGCACCCAGAACCCTGGTTTCGCCCGGTGGTGGGGCGGGGTGTCGTCGAGCAGGCTCTATTTGAGCGCGCTGACCGTGGGCGAGATCGAGAGGGGGATAAGCAAACTCAAGCATCGAGGAGACCAGGACCGGGAACGGGCGGACACGCTGGCCGAATGGCTGGCCGGGCTCACCGCGCAGTTCTCGGAACGGATCCTTCCGGTGACCGCCGATATCGCGGCCGAATGGGGCAGGCAGTACGCGCCGCGGAAAGTGCCGTCCGTCGACGGGCTGATCGCCGCGACCGCCCGTGTCCACGACCTGACCTTGGTCACCCGGAACCTCGCCGACATGGCCGGACTCGGTGCGCAGGTGCACAACCCGTTCGACTGA
- a CDS encoding DUF1841 family protein yields the protein MSPVSRARKKAAQPSTPSVTGLFKDVLRDFSTLGAEPEVLDVELLTSEVLGQWWEIEIEEGEQPLGMELIAFAERKITPAAAALLAGLRVFAETDEEREAAASALNTVLGRGIPEPEWVADLAAVTVGDCWRTGDVFGDESSLLCVFSRAGVEHGLLALVDFTEGGRIRDVVVVDKPQDVLAEMRQQAADDPDLVTLERVLPERAHQLLADGLAATDVVEEPDVSEDYARFHALALAWIRALPAPEPSPEITEWPQQVREEVVADFIGSGLVEDTEATRFYARLLVDYGCETEPGSPLRVGPEKLARFLESLLDGEFEVDEEYEGALEPALLGWVTWAADRAGLPEAARVALLESTTEFLEEFAQDEDSTLDVYFDGSEGIEDPADLAEALARRMFAVPTVYTEIGDEELELEPADPEQRRLLVIGEHPEYHEALAEETFDGEPRMRLALKTTIVDQLWADEPAEVWQAVRRLSEAGQERDEIFESLIDALSAQLTESGEHEMDYDVDDYRKALGDLA from the coding sequence ATGAGTCCGGTGAGCCGTGCCCGCAAGAAGGCAGCCCAGCCCTCCACCCCGAGTGTGACGGGCCTCTTCAAGGACGTCCTCCGGGACTTCTCGACCCTCGGTGCCGAACCCGAGGTGCTCGACGTCGAGCTGCTGACCTCCGAGGTGCTCGGCCAGTGGTGGGAGATCGAGATCGAGGAGGGCGAGCAGCCGCTGGGCATGGAGCTCATCGCGTTCGCCGAGCGGAAGATCACCCCCGCCGCGGCCGCGCTGCTCGCCGGCCTGCGGGTCTTCGCCGAGACCGACGAGGAGCGCGAGGCGGCCGCCTCGGCGCTGAACACCGTGCTGGGCCGGGGGATCCCGGAACCCGAATGGGTCGCGGACCTGGCCGCGGTGACCGTCGGGGACTGCTGGCGGACCGGTGACGTCTTCGGCGACGAGTCCTCCTTGCTCTGCGTCTTCTCCCGCGCCGGTGTCGAGCACGGCCTGCTCGCGCTGGTCGACTTCACCGAAGGCGGCCGGATCCGCGACGTCGTCGTGGTGGACAAGCCGCAGGACGTCCTGGCCGAGATGCGGCAGCAGGCCGCCGACGACCCGGACCTGGTCACGCTGGAGCGGGTGCTGCCCGAGCGCGCCCACCAGCTGCTCGCGGACGGGCTGGCCGCGACGGACGTCGTCGAGGAGCCCGACGTCAGCGAGGATTACGCGCGGTTCCACGCGCTCGCGCTGGCCTGGATCCGGGCGCTTCCCGCTCCCGAGCCCTCGCCCGAGATCACCGAATGGCCCCAGCAGGTCCGCGAAGAAGTCGTCGCCGATTTCATCGGGTCCGGGCTCGTCGAAGACACGGAGGCGACGCGGTTCTACGCGCGCCTGCTCGTCGACTACGGCTGCGAGACCGAGCCGGGCAGCCCGCTGCGGGTCGGGCCCGAGAAGCTCGCCAGGTTCCTCGAGTCGCTGCTGGACGGCGAGTTCGAGGTCGACGAGGAGTACGAGGGCGCGCTGGAGCCCGCCCTGCTCGGCTGGGTCACCTGGGCCGCCGACCGCGCCGGGCTCCCCGAGGCCGCGCGCGTGGCGCTGCTGGAGAGCACGACCGAGTTCCTGGAGGAGTTCGCGCAGGACGAGGACTCCACGCTCGACGTCTACTTCGACGGTTCCGAGGGGATCGAAGACCCGGCGGACCTCGCGGAGGCGCTCGCTCGCCGGATGTTCGCCGTCCCGACGGTCTACACGGAGATCGGCGACGAGGAGCTGGAGCTTGAGCCCGCCGACCCCGAGCAGCGCCGCCTGCTGGTGATCGGCGAGCACCCCGAGTACCACGAGGCGCTGGCCGAAGAGACCTTCGACGGTGAGCCGAGGATGCGGCTCGCGCTCAAGACCACGATCGTCGACCAGCTCTGGGCCGACGAGCCCGCCGAGGTCTGGCAGGCCGTGCGGCGGCTGAGCGAGGCCGGGCAGGAGCGCGACGAGATCTTCGAAAGCCTCATCGACGCGCTGTCCGCCCAGCTGACCGAGTCGGGCGAGCACGAGATGGACTACGACGTCGACGACTACCGGAAAGCCCTCGGCGACCTCGCCTGA
- a CDS encoding metallopeptidase family protein, translating into MPVEMTRQRFEELVSEALDELPPEFADAMDNVVVLVEEFNEESPTILGLYHGVALTERTHEYGGVLPDRISIYRRPLLQMCDTEEDVVEEVLITVVHEVGHHFGIDDARLHELGWG; encoded by the coding sequence GTGCCCGTCGAGATGACCCGGCAGCGCTTCGAAGAGCTGGTTTCGGAGGCGCTGGACGAGCTCCCGCCCGAATTCGCGGACGCCATGGACAACGTCGTCGTCCTCGTCGAGGAGTTCAACGAGGAGTCGCCCACGATCCTCGGGCTCTACCACGGTGTCGCGCTGACGGAACGGACCCACGAGTACGGCGGGGTGCTGCCGGACCGGATCTCGATCTACCGGCGCCCGCTGCTGCAGATGTGCGACACCGAGGAAGACGTCGTCGAGGAGGTGCTGATCACGGTGGTCCACGAGGTCGGCCACCATTTCGGCATCGACGACGCACGGCTGCACGAACTCGGCTGGGGCTGA
- a CDS encoding macro domain-containing protein gives MTAEPGTHTGREDVVSSFAPLPDRPTPELVLCAVDDLLAQAWTTVADTVDGRIFVHRGSVLDVVAQAVVSPANSYGWMRGGIDAVYARAYPDVEQNVRSAVLAYHGGELPIGEAVIVPTGEAEPAWLISAPTMREPGELLPRETVHPYLAARAVFQQWRDGSVDQGRIRDLVHTIAMPGLGTGFGGVAPAACARQVAAAWDEVFAPGRPRNGR, from the coding sequence GTGACCGCCGAACCGGGCACGCACACCGGCCGCGAGGACGTCGTCTCCTCTTTCGCTCCTCTGCCGGACCGTCCCACTCCGGAGCTGGTGCTGTGCGCCGTCGATGACCTGCTCGCCCAAGCCTGGACCACCGTCGCGGACACTGTGGACGGCCGGATCTTCGTGCACCGCGGATCCGTTCTCGACGTCGTCGCGCAGGCTGTCGTCAGCCCCGCGAACTCCTACGGCTGGATGCGCGGCGGCATCGACGCCGTCTACGCCCGCGCCTACCCCGACGTCGAGCAGAACGTGCGCAGCGCCGTCCTCGCCTACCACGGCGGGGAACTGCCGATCGGCGAAGCGGTGATCGTGCCCACCGGCGAGGCGGAGCCCGCCTGGCTGATCAGCGCGCCGACGATGCGGGAACCCGGCGAGCTTCTCCCTCGCGAGACCGTGCACCCGTACCTGGCCGCCAGGGCGGTGTTCCAGCAGTGGCGCGACGGCAGCGTCGACCAGGGCCGGATCCGTGATCTCGTGCACACGATCGCGATGCCCGGTCTCGGTACCGGTTTCGGCGGGGTCGCGCCCGCCGCCTGCGCCCGGCAGGTCGCGGCGGCGTGGGACGAAGTCTTCGCCCCCGGCCGCCCCCGTAACGGACGGTAA
- the coaA gene encoding type I pantothenate kinase, whose product MPRVRELSPYVELHREQWRELRRATPLPLTAAELLRLRGLGEQVDLAEVAEVYLPLSRLINLQVAARQRLYEATTTFLGEDSRGTKVPYIIGIAGSVAVGKSTTARILRTLLARWPDHPRVDLVTTDGFLHPRAELVRRGIMHRKGFPESYDRRALLRFVTEVKSGAERVSAPVYSHLAYDILPDEEQVVQQPDILILEGLNVLQPGPRLSVSDLFDFSIYVDAATTDIERWYVERFLKLRHTAFADPASHFHHFAGLPDDEARAEARHLWRTINEPNLMENIKPTRPRATLVLRKDADHAINRVRLRKL is encoded by the coding sequence ATGCCGCGGGTCCGTGAGCTCAGTCCCTACGTCGAGCTGCACCGTGAGCAGTGGCGCGAGTTGCGCAGGGCGACCCCCCTGCCACTGACCGCAGCGGAACTGCTGCGGCTGCGCGGTCTCGGCGAACAGGTCGACCTGGCCGAGGTCGCCGAGGTCTACCTGCCGCTCTCCCGGCTGATCAATCTCCAGGTCGCCGCCCGGCAACGGTTGTACGAGGCCACCACGACCTTTCTCGGTGAAGACAGTCGGGGCACCAAGGTGCCGTACATCATCGGGATCGCCGGCAGCGTCGCCGTCGGCAAGTCGACCACCGCGCGCATCCTGCGCACCCTGCTCGCCCGCTGGCCGGACCACCCCAGGGTCGACCTGGTCACCACCGACGGGTTCCTCCACCCGCGGGCGGAACTGGTGCGGCGCGGGATCATGCACCGCAAAGGCTTCCCGGAGAGCTACGACCGGCGGGCGCTGCTGCGCTTCGTCACCGAGGTGAAGTCCGGGGCGGAACGGGTCAGCGCGCCGGTGTACTCGCACCTCGCCTACGACATCCTTCCCGACGAGGAACAGGTCGTGCAGCAACCCGACATCCTGATCCTCGAGGGACTGAACGTCCTCCAGCCCGGCCCTCGGCTCAGCGTCTCCGATCTGTTCGACTTCTCGATCTACGTGGACGCGGCGACGACCGACATCGAACGCTGGTACGTCGAGCGCTTCCTCAAGCTGCGGCACACCGCTTTCGCGGACCCCGCGTCACACTTCCACCACTTCGCCGGCCTTCCGGACGACGAGGCGCGGGCCGAGGCCCGCCACCTGTGGCGCACGATCAACGAGCCGAACCTGATGGAGAACATCAAGCCGACCCGGCCCCGCGCGACCCTCGTGCTGCGCAAGGACGCCGACCACGCGATCAACCGGGTCCGGCTGCGCAAGCTCTGA
- a CDS encoding glutathionylspermidine synthase family protein translates to MYRDSKPPRRDWQKIVEEQGLVFGTPARDGAGKSRPYWDESVHYVFEMDEILSVEADVELLHSMCLEAVDNVITTEQYHRFGIPEWVWPHIAESWKRQDPHVYGRFDLRYDGKSPAKLLEYNADTPTSLLEAAVLQWHWKTAVFPEDDQWNSIHEKLVERWGELADKLPSNELHFTWSSADPSGEDHVTTAYLQETAAEAGLDTVGLSIEEIGWDPVLKRFVDLEEAQMATVVKLYPWEWVVDEEFGRFAVETMPRTLWVEPLWKMILSNKTLLAILWENYPGHPNLLPAFADDPGLLTEYVRKPKLGREGANVQIVATGYETQTDGVYGAEGYVYQAFDPLPEFQGYRPALGAWIVGDQAAGLGIRETAGLVTDDGAAFVPHRIVET, encoded by the coding sequence TTGTATCGGGATTCCAAGCCGCCCCGGCGGGACTGGCAGAAGATCGTCGAGGAGCAGGGCCTGGTCTTCGGCACCCCCGCCCGTGACGGTGCCGGCAAGTCCAGGCCGTACTGGGACGAGTCGGTCCATTACGTCTTCGAGATGGACGAGATCCTGTCCGTCGAGGCGGACGTCGAACTACTGCACTCGATGTGCCTCGAAGCGGTCGACAATGTGATCACCACCGAGCAGTACCACCGCTTCGGCATCCCCGAGTGGGTCTGGCCGCATATCGCGGAGTCGTGGAAGCGGCAGGATCCGCACGTCTACGGCCGGTTCGACCTGCGCTACGACGGCAAGAGCCCGGCGAAGCTGCTGGAGTACAACGCCGACACCCCGACCTCGCTGCTCGAGGCCGCGGTGCTCCAGTGGCACTGGAAGACCGCGGTCTTCCCCGAAGACGACCAGTGGAACTCGATCCACGAGAAGCTGGTGGAGCGCTGGGGCGAACTCGCCGACAAGCTGCCCTCCAACGAACTGCACTTCACCTGGTCGTCGGCGGATCCGTCCGGTGAGGACCACGTGACGACGGCGTACCTGCAGGAGACCGCGGCCGAGGCCGGGCTCGACACCGTCGGCCTGTCGATCGAGGAGATCGGCTGGGACCCGGTGCTCAAGCGGTTCGTCGACCTCGAAGAGGCGCAGATGGCGACCGTGGTGAAGCTCTACCCGTGGGAATGGGTGGTCGACGAGGAGTTCGGCCGCTTCGCCGTCGAGACCATGCCGCGCACGCTGTGGGTCGAGCCGCTGTGGAAGATGATCCTCTCCAACAAGACGCTGCTCGCGATCCTGTGGGAGAACTACCCCGGTCACCCGAACCTGCTGCCCGCCTTCGCCGACGACCCCGGTCTGCTGACCGAGTACGTCCGCAAGCCGAAACTGGGCCGCGAGGGCGCGAACGTGCAGATCGTCGCCACCGGGTACGAGACGCAGACCGACGGTGTCTACGGCGCGGAAGGCTACGTCTACCAGGCGTTCGACCCGCTCCCGGAGTTCCAGGGGTACCGGCCCGCGCTGGGTGCGTGGATCGTCGGGGACCAGGCCGCAGGCCTCGGGATCCGGGAGACCGCGGGACTCGTCACGGACGACGGTGCGGCGTTCGTCCCGCACCGCATCGTCGAGACGTGA
- a CDS encoding DUF350 domain-containing protein, translating into MTTTLALSDTFGSDLVRGIGAILLYGVVGLLMMFAGFWAIDWTTPGKLSQLVTRGLPNAVIVTASGLLSMAFIIVVAIANSASDLTEGLITSLVYGLLGIIVQVLAVRLLEWATRIDIRSTIESEKFAPASVVVASAHLALGLIVAVAIS; encoded by the coding sequence GTGACCACCACCCTTGCGCTGTCCGACACGTTCGGCTCCGACCTCGTGCGAGGGATCGGCGCGATCCTGCTGTACGGCGTCGTCGGCCTGCTGATGATGTTCGCCGGGTTCTGGGCGATCGACTGGACCACGCCCGGCAAGCTGTCCCAGCTGGTCACCAGGGGCCTGCCGAACGCGGTCATCGTCACCGCGTCGGGGCTGCTGTCGATGGCGTTCATCATCGTCGTGGCCATCGCGAACTCCGCCAGTGATCTGACCGAGGGCCTCATCACCTCGCTGGTCTACGGCCTGCTCGGCATCATCGTGCAGGTGCTCGCGGTCCGGCTGCTGGAGTGGGCGACCCGCATCGACATCCGTTCGACCATCGAGAGCGAGAAGTTCGCCCCGGCCAGTGTCGTGGTGGCCTCCGCGCACCTGGCCCTCGGCCTGATCGTGGCCGTGGCCATCTCGTGA
- a CDS encoding MFS transporter has translation MAESTVRGRRDRRLRWLLASSAASNLGDGIGKVAFPLLAVTLTRDPLLIAGLSATQFLPWLLFALPAGALLDRIDRRRAMILANTARAVVVGGTAALVAVGGVTIWMVYAAALLIGVAEVVADSAANVLIPAVVGEGSLDSANSKLQACEIVGQTFLGGPVGSATFALFATFPFLLNSVGFAIAAVVLIGLAGSYRARPSTTASEDSRTALRAELAEGFRWLKRSGLVLRLVVVAGLISLASELAQAQLVLYAIDYLRLSEAAFGLFAFVGGIGGLLGAGLAPRLVKVSSRRAVLLGGTAFCGVAFTGMGLTSSPVAGATLFGLFAAAVVAVNIVLGTARHTLVPGELLGRVLGVWRTVVWGAIPVGALLGGVLTHVLGSPARTFLTSGILLFGVAGFAFVSLRRGAFDDETATEERVLHQDR, from the coding sequence ATGGCCGAGTCGACGGTGCGCGGCCGGCGCGACCGGCGGTTGCGCTGGCTGCTCGCGTCCAGTGCGGCATCGAACCTCGGCGACGGGATCGGCAAGGTCGCGTTCCCGTTGCTCGCTGTCACCCTGACCCGTGATCCGCTGCTCATCGCCGGCCTCTCGGCGACCCAGTTCCTGCCGTGGCTGCTGTTCGCGCTCCCGGCGGGCGCGCTACTAGACCGGATCGACCGGCGGCGCGCGATGATCCTCGCGAACACCGCCCGCGCGGTGGTCGTCGGCGGAACGGCCGCCCTGGTCGCGGTCGGCGGGGTGACGATCTGGATGGTCTACGCCGCCGCCCTGCTCATCGGCGTCGCGGAAGTGGTCGCCGACAGCGCCGCGAACGTGCTCATCCCGGCCGTCGTCGGCGAGGGCTCGCTCGACAGCGCGAACAGCAAGCTCCAGGCCTGCGAGATCGTCGGTCAGACCTTCCTCGGCGGGCCGGTCGGCAGCGCCACCTTCGCGCTCTTCGCGACGTTCCCGTTCCTGCTCAACTCGGTGGGCTTCGCGATCGCGGCGGTCGTGCTGATCGGCCTTGCCGGAAGCTACCGAGCTCGTCCTTCGACCACAGCCTCCGAGGATTCACGCACCGCCCTTCGTGCCGAGCTGGCGGAGGGTTTCCGCTGGCTGAAGCGCAGCGGTCTGGTGTTGCGCCTGGTCGTCGTCGCCGGGTTGATCAGCCTCGCCAGCGAGCTCGCGCAGGCACAGTTGGTGCTGTACGCGATCGACTACCTGCGTCTCAGCGAAGCGGCCTTCGGACTCTTCGCGTTCGTCGGCGGCATCGGAGGGTTGCTGGGCGCGGGCCTGGCTCCGCGGCTGGTGAAGGTGTCCAGCCGTCGCGCGGTGCTCCTCGGGGGCACCGCTTTCTGTGGCGTGGCGTTCACCGGCATGGGCCTGACGAGTTCGCCGGTGGCGGGAGCGACGCTGTTCGGCCTGTTCGCGGCCGCCGTCGTCGCGGTGAACATCGTGCTGGGGACGGCGCGGCACACCCTCGTCCCCGGCGAACTGCTCGGCCGGGTCCTCGGCGTGTGGCGCACCGTCGTCTGGGGAGCGATCCCGGTCGGCGCGCTGCTCGGCGGAGTCCTCACCCACGTCCTCGGTTCCCCCGCCCGGACGTTCCTGACGTCCGGGATTCTGCTGTTCGGCGTAGCCGGTTTCGCGTTCGTCTCGTTACGGCGAGGCGCCTTCGATGACGAAACGGCCACGGAGGAGCGGGTTCTCCACCAAGACCGGTGA
- a CDS encoding type II toxin-antitoxin system Phd/YefM family antitoxin, giving the protein MEAATWQVQDAKQRLSELLRRAVAEGPQFVTKHGEEVAVVLDIADYRRLTGGGEAVDFKLVLSGEYHHPEYGEALADVLEEIAAERAEDLPRDAVEVSG; this is encoded by the coding sequence ATGGAAGCAGCAACCTGGCAAGTGCAGGACGCCAAGCAGCGGCTCAGCGAGCTGCTGCGCCGGGCCGTGGCCGAAGGGCCGCAGTTCGTCACCAAGCACGGGGAGGAGGTGGCCGTGGTGCTGGACATCGCGGACTACCGCAGATTGACCGGAGGCGGTGAAGCCGTCGATTTCAAACTCGTGCTCTCCGGCGAGTATCACCACCCCGAGTACGGGGAGGCACTGGCCGACGTGCTCGAAGAGATCGCCGCCGAACGCGCGGAGGATCTGCCGAGAGATGCCGTGGAGGTGAGCGGGTGA
- a CDS encoding histidine phosphatase family protein: MKLLLVRHGQTDGNVRGALDTALPGPPLTDLGREQAQDLATRLGGEPIVAVYASQAVRAQQTAAPLAALLGFDVQVVDGVHEVAAGDLEGKTDKDSITTYMSVVRRWTLGELDPPIPGGETGAQVRARMLDAVARLRAKHEQADPDGTVVLVSHGGAIRLGGEWLAGNVTAGIANQGLIPNTGVVELVATPAGWTCLTWADAPVEG; this comes from the coding sequence GTGAAACTTCTCCTCGTCCGCCACGGCCAGACCGACGGCAACGTGCGGGGCGCCCTCGACACCGCGTTGCCCGGCCCGCCGCTCACCGACCTGGGCCGCGAACAGGCCCAGGACCTCGCGACGCGGCTCGGTGGCGAGCCGATCGTCGCGGTCTACGCCTCGCAGGCCGTCCGTGCCCAGCAGACCGCCGCGCCGCTGGCTGCCCTGCTCGGCTTCGACGTCCAGGTCGTCGACGGCGTGCACGAGGTCGCCGCCGGTGACCTCGAAGGCAAGACCGACAAGGACTCGATCACGACCTACATGAGCGTCGTGCGCCGGTGGACGCTCGGCGAACTCGACCCGCCGATCCCCGGCGGCGAGACCGGCGCGCAGGTCCGCGCCCGGATGCTCGACGCGGTCGCCCGGCTGCGGGCCAAGCACGAGCAGGCCGACCCGGACGGCACGGTGGTCCTGGTGAGTCACGGTGGCGCCATCCGGCTGGGCGGTGAGTGGCTCGCCGGCAACGTCACCGCCGGGATCGCCAACCAGGGCCTCATCCCGAACACCGGCGTCGTCGAACTCGTCGCGACCCCGGCCGGCTGGACCTGTCTCACCTGGGCGGACGCCCCCGTCGAAGGCTGA
- a CDS encoding septum formation family protein, which yields MSQQAERFRDPRNALSTLRTRLVMAGVFVGAIIALSLSVAFSWNVGPEGGAGGGAPKLSPAAVEAFQSPPGTCLTWNNPDATDAKRVACTESHLFEVTSIVDIGAQYPAGVPSPNLEQWQEISRSRCTVDVKPYLGRTLDPYGKLSMNLLRPTPAQWEDGDRQLRCGLQWAGQGGKLQPTKGPAKEQNQSAVWEPGTCLALLNNSFGDPVDCAQPHSYEMIATLDLKTKFKDGYPSQEQQNTWLDTECSTAAQEYTGNADLTAKKVILSWDVREQESWDAGSTLVNCKVAAVLPDNKGLAPVTGSVKVGNGGGNGDAPPSDGGGPASPPASSSAPKTGG from the coding sequence ATGTCTCAACAGGCCGAGCGGTTCCGTGATCCGCGAAACGCGCTGAGCACCCTGCGCACCCGGCTCGTCATGGCCGGTGTGTTCGTGGGCGCGATCATCGCGCTTTCGCTGAGTGTGGCTTTCTCGTGGAACGTAGGCCCGGAGGGCGGTGCGGGCGGCGGCGCCCCCAAACTGTCGCCCGCCGCGGTCGAAGCGTTCCAGTCTCCCCCTGGCACCTGCCTTACCTGGAACAACCCGGACGCCACCGACGCGAAGCGCGTGGCGTGCACGGAGTCCCACTTGTTCGAGGTCACCAGCATCGTCGACATCGGCGCGCAGTACCCGGCGGGCGTGCCCAGCCCGAACCTGGAGCAGTGGCAGGAGATCTCCCGGTCACGCTGCACCGTCGACGTCAAGCCGTACCTCGGCCGGACGCTGGATCCCTACGGCAAGCTGAGCATGAACCTGCTCCGGCCGACGCCCGCGCAGTGGGAAGACGGCGACAGGCAGCTTCGGTGCGGCCTGCAATGGGCGGGCCAGGGCGGCAAGCTGCAGCCGACCAAGGGACCGGCGAAGGAACAGAACCAGTCGGCAGTCTGGGAGCCGGGTACCTGCCTCGCCCTGCTCAACAACAGCTTCGGCGACCCCGTCGACTGCGCCCAGCCGCATTCGTACGAGATGATCGCGACGCTCGACCTCAAGACGAAGTTCAAGGACGGCTACCCCTCGCAGGAGCAGCAGAACACCTGGCTGGACACCGAATGCTCGACGGCCGCGCAGGAGTACACCGGCAACGCGGACCTGACGGCGAAGAAGGTGATCCTCAGCTGGGACGTCCGCGAGCAGGAGAGCTGGGACGCCGGGTCCACGCTGGTGAACTGCAAGGTGGCGGCGGTCCTGCCGGACAACAAGGGGCTCGCCCCGGTCACCGGCAGCGTCAAGGTCGGCAACGGCGGTGGCAACGGCGACGCCCCGCCCTCCGACGGCGGCGGCCCGGCGAGCCCGCCGGCGTCCTCCTCGGCTCCGAAGACCGGCGGGTGA
- a CDS encoding DUF4232 domain-containing protein yields MTMVSSKMISIGGLVAGTAGLLLLSACGSETAPVAQNSSSSSSSSAPDTSAAPSASSSSPAPASQPPAQAPAPASKSDGLCKAGDVKLSIGGGDAAAGTVYRKLVITNTSGHQCTVQGFPGVSYVTGADGHQVGEAAFRAGEKGGPVQLNNGETAFADLGFVNVRNYDEAACKPTETRGLRVYLPQETASNFVALQGLGCSGKIPGNQLTVKTVQKG; encoded by the coding sequence ATGACCATGGTTAGTTCGAAGATGATCTCCATCGGCGGTCTCGTCGCGGGCACCGCCGGGCTCCTGCTGCTCAGCGCCTGCGGTTCGGAAACCGCACCCGTCGCGCAGAACTCGTCCTCGTCCTCGTCCAGTTCGGCACCGGACACCTCGGCCGCGCCCAGCGCGAGTTCTTCGAGTCCGGCGCCGGCCTCGCAGCCGCCCGCGCAGGCCCCCGCCCCGGCGTCGAAGAGCGACGGGCTCTGCAAGGCGGGCGACGTCAAGCTGTCCATCGGGGGTGGCGACGCGGCCGCGGGAACGGTGTACCGGAAGCTCGTCATCACCAACACGAGCGGGCACCAGTGCACCGTCCAGGGCTTCCCCGGCGTCTCCTACGTGACCGGCGCGGACGGCCACCAGGTCGGCGAGGCCGCGTTCCGGGCCGGTGAAAAGGGCGGGCCGGTCCAGCTGAACAACGGCGAGACCGCGTTCGCCGACCTCGGTTTCGTGAACGTCCGCAACTACGACGAGGCGGCTTGCAAGCCCACCGAGACCCGAGGGTTGCGGGTGTACCTGCCGCAGGAGACGGCGTCGAACTTCGTGGCGCTGCAGGGGCTCGGCTGCTCGGGGAAGATCCCCGGCAACCAGCTCACCGTCAAGACGGTCCAGAAGGGCTAA
- the pheA gene encoding prephenate dehydratase yields the protein MSRIAYFGPQGTFTEQAARRLAPGEELIPAETIPAALAAVRSGAADAACVPIENSVEGAVTATLDSLSEAEPLVAVAEVLLPVHFSVLTRPGTTEIRTVASHPHALAQVRHWVEANLPGARPVATSSTAAAAVAVDDGEFDAAVTAPVAVEHYPLEVLATEVADVRDAKTRFLLVRRPGELPEPTGADRTSIVAAATNRTGALAELLTELAVRGINLTKLDARPTRNNFGEYRFFIDFEGHVTEPRIGDVLAALRRRCRNVRFLGSHPRADNGTTEIEPGAANEDFTEAIAWVASVRKGAQA from the coding sequence GTGTCTCGGATCGCGTACTTCGGCCCCCAGGGAACCTTCACCGAACAGGCCGCGCGGCGGCTCGCTCCCGGCGAGGAGCTGATCCCCGCCGAGACCATCCCGGCGGCCTTGGCCGCGGTGCGCTCGGGTGCGGCCGACGCCGCCTGCGTCCCGATCGAGAATTCCGTGGAGGGCGCGGTCACCGCCACCCTCGACAGCCTGAGCGAGGCCGAACCGCTCGTCGCGGTGGCGGAAGTGTTGCTGCCGGTCCATTTCAGTGTGCTGACGCGGCCGGGCACGACCGAGATCCGCACCGTGGCGAGCCATCCGCACGCGCTCGCCCAGGTCCGGCACTGGGTCGAGGCGAATCTGCCCGGCGCGCGTCCGGTGGCGACGTCGTCCACCGCGGCGGCCGCCGTGGCGGTGGACGACGGCGAGTTCGACGCCGCCGTCACCGCGCCGGTCGCCGTCGAGCACTACCCGCTTGAGGTACTGGCCACGGAGGTCGCCGACGTCCGCGACGCCAAGACCCGGTTCCTGCTGGTCCGCAGGCCCGGTGAGCTGCCGGAGCCGACCGGGGCCGACCGCACGTCGATCGTCGCCGCCGCGACGAACCGGACCGGGGCCCTGGCGGAACTGCTCACCGAACTGGCGGTCCGCGGGATCAACCTGACCAAGCTGGACGCCCGCCCGACCAGGAACAACTTCGGCGAGTACCGCTTCTTCATCGACTTCGAGGGCCACGTGACCGAGCCGCGGATCGGTGACGTGCTGGCCGCGTTGCGCCGCCGGTGCCGCAACGTCCGGTTCCTCGGCTCCCACCCGCGCGCGGACAACGGCACGACCGAGATCGAGCCCGGCGCCGCCAACGAGGATTTCACCGAGGCGATCGCTTGGGTCGCGTCGGTACGGAAGGGAGCACAGGCGTGA